TTGTAGAGATAATAGCCCTTGGGGGGAAGAAACCATTCACGCTGAAAGTTGTGTTTCCGATACGGAGCAAAATTACCGCGATGACGGCCCATCCGTCTTCCAGATACATGGTTGCCCGCCAGATTCTCGTCATGCGCCCATGTACCTACACGGAGGTAAGGTACCTCCTTAGCACGTACATATCACATCTTCTCCCAGGCCCTGAAGTTCATATTAGCGGGAGCCTCTACCCTACCTGTAGACAAGCTCTTGTTGTAATGGAAGTTTGCTTGCGTCCCCGTTAGCGCGTCTCGCTCAATTTCGAAGATCGACTTGGACACGACTTCCCGAAAGGCCCGAGTTGCACGCTGTACGTCTTGCACGCCTGCACGGACAGGCCCTGTAGCCCGTCCattccctctcctcccctctcatTTGCTTCTTTGGCATGTCCAAGTCTTCGCTTCCATCGGTTTGCCCTCGCTTCCTCGCCCAGACCCACGATTCGCCTCTGCCCTTCAAGCAAGGCTTGCAACTCAGTCCCCCCTTTGAGGTCTTAAGACTTGACACTGGCTTCTCGCTCAATTCCCCGGGACCCTCCGTGGGCCCTTATTcaagcaacaacaacaagctgGCAACAACATCACCCTTGTTCTTCATGCCCATTGATGTTGGCCTGTTCTGGCTGGTCCTTGCTGTATCTTGATCCACTCTGACAAGTCGTCGAACCAGCAGACGTGACTTCGATTGTTGGGCAAACTCCGTTCAGCTTCGACGCCTTACTGCTCTCGGTGTCTATCCACCCATCTACTGGCAATCAGCCCATTGTCACGCGTAAGGCAAAAGGGGAAGGGCTTGCCCGGACGACAcggacgacatggacgaaACGAACGCGCCAGGCTCTGTCGCTGACTGATAATCGGACATTTGATCATTCGCTCGGATGCAATGGCAATGGAAAATGTCACAATGGCCATGGCATCGGCGTCTGGCAATGTCAGCGTGCGTCTGAAAACTGCAAAAATGCAACCCCCCTTCGATCTTGGCATGCTACCCTAATGCAGCCTCTGGCCCATTTGCAGACACCAGGAGCTTCTCTACACATCCAAACCTACGAAGTAGGGTGTGCATGACGGGAAGAGCTGAGCTAAGAGCTGCCAGTCAGTGCCGTTCCCCGTTCGTTACCCGCTACCGTTCCCGCCAGCCACATTACCGCCTGCTCCTCCATGACTTCGTTGTTCAACGGCCCAGAGCCGGGCCAACCATCGCCATGTTATTTGAACGTCGCCCTGTTCACGATTCTCACTTGGACCGTCAATCAGCCTTGTATGGCCAGCAAAGCACAAAATCATGGAGCCCCCCtgctcgtcttcctcgtcgacagcCCTCTTCTCATCTGCATTCGAGTAATCACGCGTCCTCACCTCCGCTGCGCGATGGCTGCGTCGAGGGATTGCAAACGCTGTAACCATCAAACCAATCACGTTCGACGTGTCTCTCGGGCAATGTAACCAGCACACAACGCATCCCTACACGTCCTGTGTACCCATCAAACACTAATTTGTAGTCGGCTTTGTTGTCGGCTCATCTCTGCTAACTTCAGGAGCATGATGAAGCATCGACTGCCCTGCCAGCCGGACTCACCGACGACACAACAGCATAGTTGATCCCAGCAAAGTCGGGGCACGTTCGAATGAGCGATTCCCATGCGCGAGCCCCCATCGACCATGAACCAGCACGCACGGCGCACGCGACTTTGACGATGGAGGCAAGACGTTGCGTTGCGGAGGCggaaaaggaagggaaaTAAAGCCACGACACGCTCGGATGATCAGCTGATGGAATGTCGAACGGACTGGGACGCAGAGGCTGTCTCGGCGTTCGACTTCTGCATGGCATGATCGATGCTACTCATGTACGCTCCACGACTTTGATCGTTGACCGTTGACCGCTGAACATTCAATGACCTGCTATGTGCCATTGTCCGAGGTCGCGTTGTACTTGCCAACTGCTGACGACCTCCGAGACGGCTTGACAACTTGGCGCTGTTTGTTTGTTCTGTATTTCTTCTCTGGGCGGCGTGCCTTTTTTCGACTTTCTCGGACAGTTGCAATGCACGGCATGACGGCTGCTCGACACTTATTCGGCTACCTTGGTTGGGCAATCTCGATCTCCCCCGATGTGCCGGCAGTCACTCCAGATCACGGTACCCGGAAGCCTCGGCGCAGCCAACGACAAACCACCACACACAGTCTGCCTGTCCTGCTTGTTTACTCTGGTGATGTGGGGGGTTGGAAGAGTGTGACCTGTCAGTGCAGCGTGTTGAATTGGGTACGACCTGTTGCCTTTGCAAGCTTTTCCCCAGCATAGCGTCCCCATTCTGAGACGTTTTCGAGTTCGCTCGGACGCCGCTATCGATAGGGGGGGCGGTCGCACTGCAGCGACTTCATCGAGTTCAGTGAGGCGGAtcggggggtgggggggcaCATTCGTGCACCAGCCACAGGGCGGAATGGGCTAGCCTCCGGCTCACAATGCCATGAACGCCTCACCCCAGGGCTTCAAGGCTTGACAttgacggcggccttgggTAACGTGACAGGGGAACTGGTTCAAGCGCCGAGGATGAGTAAAGGATGAGAGCACAGCTCACCACGGTCCTCGTTCACGACAGAGCGTCAACGACTCTAATGTTTGAGATGCCGGGAGGTTCGTCAAAGTCTCCGTTCAGCCAGAAAAGATGGCAGACGGCAACGACCGGACAATagcactcactcacttgcTCCCTGATATGGGGGCccagtacctacctactacGTACAGCAGGTCTTCCCCCCATCGCGGACTCCGGTCCTTGTCGGACAGTCTCCCCCCCAACCCTTTTTCGGAATCGACCGTCGGAATCGTCCCCTCGGATTGCGACGGCCCAACTTCTCTCCCTCCACTCCGGCCGGAATCTCGACTCTGGCGCTGCACACCACAATTTCGAAAACccatctcttccttcttATCAATCGTCGTCGTGATACCAACTGCTCAGGCTTCGTCTGGAGCACCAACTACTGCTtctacctctctctctctctctctcgttcgCACACCACCCCACCCTCCCTAACCCGTCCAATTCGCCCAGCATGACTGTCACCAGTATCACGCGAAACGAGCTCTGGCGGCACCCGGACCCCACCTCGACTCCCATGTGGGCATTCCTCCTCCGTGTGAATTCCAAGTATGGCCTCGAACTGGCAGACTACCCTGGCCTGTACAAGTGGTCCATTGAGAACGTGGCAGAGTTCTGGGAGGAAGTGTGGCATTTTGTGGGCATCACCGCCTCCAAGCCGTTCGACAAGGTACGCTGGCCAACGCGCATTCGTCATATCTCAAACTCAGCCCAACCTCATCCTGTCTCGCCTCGCTCTGCTTGGCACGCCTTGACGGCTTTGCCTGTCCGAAGGcggtcggcggcgaagagagagaacTTTATGTGACATCAGTGTGAGAGAAGGACTCAAACTCTACGCAAGTGCCAgagaggtcgtcgtcgatgccacCATCCTCACCAGTGTCTTGAACCCTCGTCAGAACATCCGTCAAGAACCTTGACGTTGGTGTTCGGTGAGGCGGATGGCCATGTGGCTATGGCAAGCAGCTTTGCATGATTGCCATCCCCGAGTGTCGAGTCATGCCATGAGCCGATGGATTGCCAATGAGGATGTCGTTGCTCGTCAAGGCTTCAACGCCGGCCCCCGTGCCGCCCTCCATGATATCTACCCCCCAATCAGACCAGCTGCTGATCCGGCCCGACTGCCCACTAGGTCCTGCCGCTCAATGCACCCATGTACCCGCGTCCAGACTTCTTCGAGGGCGCCCGTCTCAACTTCGCCGAAAACCTGCTTTTCCCGgccaacgtcgccgtcgaccccaCAGCCGTCGCGACCATCACCACTACCGAACTCGGCCCCTCCGTCTCCACAACATGGGCCGAGCTCCGAGATGCCGTCCGCCGCTGCTCTGCCGGTCTCCGTGCCCGCGGTGTCCGGCCCAATGATATCGTGGCCGGCTTCGTCTCCAATCATGTGCAAGCCGTCGTTGCCGCTCTCGCCGCTGCTTCCGTTGGTGCCATCTGGACCGGCATCAGCCCCGACAACGGTGTCAGCGCCGTGCTCGACCGTCTGGCCCAGATTGGGCCCAAGGTCCTCTTCGCCGACAATGGTACCGTGTACAACGGCAAAGAGTGGAGCAGTACCGACAAGACCGAAGATATTGTCAGGGCTCTGATGCAGAACGGCCTGGAGCTTGTTGTTGTCATCAACAACGTCGGTTGTGATCTTGGCATCGACGGCTTGACGGCCACGAATGTTGTCGCCGAGGAATATGAGTCCTTCCTGCAGAGGTACAAGGCGTCTTTTGGCATCCCTCCCTGTTTTCTTCCTGCTGACCGAGAAGTAGCTCTCCTGATGAGCCGCTCAAGTTCGAGCAGCTCCCCCCCTCGCATCCACTCTACATTCTCTACTCCAGCGGCACAACAGGCCTGCCCAAGGCAATCGTGCACACGGCCTTGGGCACCCTCATCCAGCACAAGAAGGAGCATGCCCTGCACGGCTCCCTCACTTCGTCCTCGCGCATGCTCTACTATACGACCACCTCCTGGATGATGTGGCACTGGTCCGTATCGGCcctcgccgttggcgccaCCATTGTCCTCTACTCGGGCTCCCCTTTCAAGCCCCACGGtcacctctctctcccgcGGCTCCTCTCCAGTCTCCGCATAACCCACTTCGGCACCTCCGCCGCCTACCTCACCGCTCTCGAGGCAAACGCCGTCTACCCCGTCAACGAGCCCGGCATCGATCTTTCGCCCCTCGAGGCGATCTATTCTACCGCCAGTCCCCTTCCGCCCTCTACCTTCTCCTTCGTCTACAAGGCCTTCCCGTCCAAGGTGAACCTTGCTTCCATCACTGGCGGTACCGATATCATCTCCCTTTTCGGCGCCCCGTGCCCCCTCCTGCCCGTTCGCGTCGGCGAGATCCAGTGCGCGGGCCTTGGCATggccatccgcgccgtcgactCCCTCTCGGGCGAACCCCTCCCCGACCCATCCCATCCGGGTGACCTCATCTGCACGGCCCCATTCCCCTGCCAGCCCTTGACCTTCTTCGGCACCGGAGGCGACGCGAAATACAAGGCGGCCTACTTTGAGCGCTTCGCTGACGTCTGCGGCGTCAAAGGCGCCGTCTGGCACCACGGCGACTTTGTGAAGATCCCGAACCCAGCCACCGGGTCGCTCCTCATGCTCGGCCGCTCCGATGGCGTTCTCAAGCCCGCGGGCGTGCGTTTCGGCAGCGCCGAGATCTACAACATCCTCACGCGCTTCTTcgcggccgagatcgaggacgccgtctGCGTCGGCCGGAGACgcgccaccgacgccgacgagacTGTGTGCCTCTTCGTCgtgcccgccgccggacgccacttcgacgacgagctgcggGCCAAGATCAAGAGCGTCATCCGGAGGGAGCTGAGCCCTAGACACGTCCCTggtgtcgtcgaggaggcccgcggcggcatccCGAAGACTGGCAACGGCAAAAAGTGAGTCTCGTGAACAGTTATTTGTCTTATTGAATGGTGCATTGGTTGTAGCATTACCGAAAACGAGAGAAGGCTGACTTGGTTGATATAGGATCGAGGTAGCGGTTAAGCAGATCCTCTCGGGCATGGACGTCAAGACAAACGCGAGCGTCGCTAACCCCGAGGCCCTGGAGTGGTTTCGCGCGTGGGCCACGACGCACTAAGTTGTCTCCTCGTTCGTAATGTCTCGTGCGAGAGGCCACTTCTCCTCACCGCTTGACGCCGATGCTACCACGCCGCGAGGGCCAGTCTAGGTGACAGACGGGAAAACAAACCGGAGGAAACAGCTGCATGGCTTGCATTGGCTTACATTGGCTTGATCGGCATTCCCAAGGCGTAGGTGTGAGTCGGAGTTAGAGTCGATGCCGGTGTTAGTTTTGATTTTGGTTTTGGCTTTAGTaatggcggtggcggtgatgttggtggtggtgaagggTCTCATACATGCGACCCAATGCCAAAGAACATGATTGGCAGCCGGAAGCATCTGGATTTGGTTCCGTCCTCTCGGGATATGGACAGGATCGAACGTGACGGCACCGGCCGGCCATACATCTGCGTAAGGGGGTGtggtgggtgtgtgtggtggcGTGTGAAGAGTACGTACGATGAAGAAACGGCCCACGGGTGGCCCCCATCCATATTCCATCCGAGATCTTCCATCACCCAGTCCCCACCCTCATGCGCGCCACTCGGAACGGACCGGCTGAACCGGAGCTGCAGACCCAGCAGGCTGGGTGTGACatgggatgaggaggacgaggagacggtCTACCATAGGAAGAGGGGGtgaaggggagaggagaaggcgTGGACTTAGAGAAGAGATGCAGTTGAAATAGGGGACCATGCAGTTCTCTGTTACGGCGGGACTGTCCCTGGGACTTCAGCAGCGTGCATGCGCTTATGATCTGGGTCTTCTGTTTTTGCTTGTACGGACAGATCTGAATGGCGGAACTAGACTGGtcagggagggggaggggtttcATTACGAATTAGAACTTGAGGGCTATACAAAACGAAAAACGAGAGTAGACATTGGTTTCACGATTCGGGTTGTCTTCGTTCATGGGAAAGGTTTGGGGCCAAGACTTCGAGCGACCGACTTCATCACCGACTTAGAGGGAGAAAATCATCACCTTGCTTGCCCAGTAAGAGAGACAGCAAGAACCTATGTTGCAAGTGGGAAAACCCCCAAAGTTGAAGTGATACGAAAAAGTCATACTGAATAACGGCCGTGATCGTTTAAGGATCAGGCTCATGCTGTCTGGTAACCATACCCAATAACTCCTATTATGCATTCGTCCACACCACACCGCAGGCGGGTGAACGTCCAATTAACCGACCTTTTTGCTTCTTTTTGTCTTGCTCGTCCCATGCTGTCCGCTTTATTTTTTCGTTCTCTTCCACACCTCCCATGCGTGTATAACCCAGAAAGACATTACCCCAGTATCCAGAATCCAGTGTCATGCAAATAAGAACAATCAGAGAGCACCGGTCACGCAACACCCAAATTGGGGGCCGCTCAATTGACGCTTGCCATACGCTTGGCCATGCTGCAAAGATGAGTCAGTCAAGTGTATCATGCGTGTGGGTGGATTGGCGTCACTTACAAGTCATAGAAAGCAAATTGGCTGGGCTGGCTACCAAACTGGTAGACAAACCTCGAGGCGAGGTAGCTGCCGAAGATGGCGCGCAGGTACGAATCGGGGACGCGTTGGATGATAGTGTCGAGCCCAATCTTCTCCAGAAGAAGGTTGGGGAGGGCGTCCTGGAGGACCGAACGACGAATCTTCTCGTTCTTCCAGAGGTCGGAGTGCTggagctcctcgtccagaGTAGTAATGGCGTTGGAGAGGTTGTCCGAGAGAACACTGCGGGGGAGGCCGGTCTGCTCGTGCTCGCGCCAGATGGCCTCGAACTCGAGGCGAGCGT
The genomic region above belongs to Colletotrichum higginsianum IMI 349063 chromosome 2, whole genome shotgun sequence and contains:
- a CDS encoding Acetoacetate-CoA ligase, which translates into the protein MTVTSITRNELWRHPDPTSTPMWAFLLRVNSKYGLELADYPGLYKWSIENVAEFWEEVWHFVGITASKPFDKVLPLNAPMYPRPDFFEGARLNFAENLLFPANVAVDPTAVATITTTELGPSVSTTWAELRDAVRRCSAGLRARGVRPNDIVAGFVSNHVQAVVAALAAASVGAIWTGISPDNGVSAVLDRLAQIGPKVLFADNGTVYNGKEWSSTDKTEDIVRALMQNGLELVVVINNVGCDLGIDGLTATNVVAEEYESFLQSSPDEPLKFEQLPPSHPLYILYSSGTTGLPKAIVHTALGTLIQHKKEHALHGSLTSSSRMLYYTTTSWMMWHWSVSALAVGATIVLYSGSPFKPHGHLSLPRLLSSLRITHFGTSAAYLTALEANAVYPVNEPGIDLSPLEAIYSTASPLPPSTFSFVYKAFPSKVNLASITGGTDIISLFGAPCPLLPVRVGEIQCAGLGMAIRAVDSLSGEPLPDPSHPGDLICTAPFPCQPLTFFGTGGDAKYKAAYFERFADVCGVKGAVWHHGDFVKIPNPATGSLLMLGRSDGVLKPAGVRFGSAEIYNILTRFFAAEIEDAVCVGRRRATDADETVCLFVVPAAGRHFDDELRAKIKSVIRRELSPRHVPGVVEEARGGIPKTGNGKKIEVAVKQILSGMDVKTNASVANPEALEWFRAWATTH